A DNA window from Phycisphaerales bacterium AB-hyl4 contains the following coding sequences:
- a CDS encoding IS5 family transposase, which yields MGDLPERFGRPNTIWKRYDRWCAAGVWERVGRALGEADLAGEHDEVQLDATSVKAHPTASTGRRRRGEKNTTPTRGGLTSKPHAAVNDRGQLLRLILTPGQRGDAPQAPALLEGLHVHHVLADAAYDSNAIRRLIRQMKARACIKPNPTRKRRKRYDRQRYKHRNVIERFFRRIKQCRRIATRYEKKVANFASFIWLAAGITTPNECP from the coding sequence ACCTGCCCGAGCGGTTCGGCAGGCCCAACACCATCTGGAAGCGATACGACCGCTGGTGTGCGGCCGGCGTGTGGGAACGGGTCGGCCGGGCGCTCGGCGAGGCGGACCTGGCGGGTGAGCACGACGAGGTGCAACTGGATGCCACCAGCGTCAAAGCGCATCCGACCGCGTCCACAGGACGCCGGCGACGAGGTGAAAAAAACACGACGCCGACACGCGGCGGGCTGACCAGCAAGCCGCATGCGGCGGTCAACGATCGCGGCCAATTGCTGCGTCTGATCCTCACGCCCGGCCAACGCGGCGACGCCCCGCAGGCCCCGGCGCTGCTCGAAGGCCTGCATGTTCACCACGTCCTGGCCGACGCGGCGTATGACAGCAACGCGATCCGCCGGTTGATTCGCCAGATGAAAGCCCGGGCGTGCATCAAGCCCAACCCTACCCGCAAGCGCAGGAAGCGCTATGACCGTCAACGCTACAAACACCGCAACGTCATCGAGCGATTCTTTCGGCGGATCAAGCAGTGTCGGCGCATCGCCACCCGCTACGAAAAGAAAGTCGCCAACTTCGCCAGCTTCATTTGGCTCGCCGCCGGCATCACGACACCGAATGAATGTCCGTAG